In Halovulum dunhuangense, one genomic interval encodes:
- a CDS encoding ATP F0F1 synthase subunit B (produces ATP from ADP in the presence of a proton gradient across the membrane; subunit B is part of the membrane proton channel.): protein MNLFLPMATGPFFSLDNTDFVVLLGFLIFVGVLLYFGVPKLITSKLDARAEEIRNELDEARTMREDAQSLLAEFEKRKEEVSDQAASIVAAAKSEGESALAAAKADLEATMARRLNAATEQIASAEQAAVREVRDRAVAVAVKAAAEVIAQKMNATQADALIDKAIAEVKGKLH, encoded by the coding sequence ATGAACCTGTTCCTGCCCATGGCCACCGGCCCGTTCTTCTCGCTCGACAATACCGACTTCGTGGTGCTGCTGGGCTTCCTGATCTTCGTCGGCGTGCTGCTGTATTTCGGCGTGCCGAAGCTGATCACATCCAAGCTGGACGCGCGCGCCGAAGAGATCCGCAACGAACTGGACGAGGCGCGCACCATGCGCGAGGACGCCCAGTCCCTGCTGGCGGAGTTCGAGAAGCGCAAGGAAGAAGTATCGGACCAGGCGGCCTCGATCGTGGCCGCCGCGAAGTCCGAGGGCGAGTCGGCGCTGGCCGCCGCAAAGGCCGACCTGGAAGCGACCATGGCGCGCCGTCTGAACGCCGCGACCGAGCAGATCGCCTCGGCCGAGCAGGCTGCTGTGCGCGAGGTGCGTGACCGCGCCGTGGCGGTTGCCGTCAAGGCCGCGGCCGAGGTCATCGCCCAGAAGATGAACGCGACCCAGGCGGACGCGCTGATCGACAAGGCCATCGCCGAGGTGAAGGGCAAGCTGCACTGA
- a CDS encoding methylated-DNA--[protein]-cysteine S-methyltransferase, with protein sequence MTLHDPYHYTLIARAITEIDAAAPAQISLESLAERVGLSPAHFQRLFSQWVGVSPKRYQQYLALDHARRLLETRATLLDAAHDAGLSGTGRLHDLFLRWEAMTPGEYARRGAGLDIRWGWVASPFGPALVMATPRGICGIAFAAETGRAAAMADLRARWPEARYIEDAEAIARLAEPVFAMRGEAQLHLIGAPFQIKVWEALLRIPEGAVAPYSEIARAIGHPTAMRAVGTAVGRNPIAYLIPCHRALRKSGGLGGYHWGLGVKRAMLARESARADAG encoded by the coding sequence ATGACCCTGCATGACCCGTATCACTACACCCTGATCGCCCGCGCCATCACGGAGATCGACGCCGCCGCACCCGCGCAGATCTCGCTCGAATCGCTGGCCGAGCGGGTGGGCCTGAGCCCCGCCCATTTCCAGCGCCTGTTCAGCCAGTGGGTCGGGGTCAGCCCCAAGCGTTATCAGCAATACCTGGCGCTCGATCACGCAAGACGCCTGCTCGAGACGCGGGCAACCCTTCTCGACGCGGCGCATGACGCGGGCCTTTCCGGCACCGGACGCCTGCACGACCTGTTCCTGCGCTGGGAGGCGATGACCCCCGGCGAATATGCCCGCCGCGGCGCCGGGCTGGACATCCGCTGGGGCTGGGTCGCCAGCCCCTTCGGCCCCGCCCTGGTCATGGCGACGCCGCGCGGCATCTGCGGCATCGCCTTCGCGGCGGAAACCGGGCGGGCGGCCGCGATGGCCGACCTGCGCGCCCGCTGGCCCGAAGCGCGCTACATCGAGGACGCCGAAGCGATCGCAAGACTGGCCGAGCCCGTCTTCGCGATGCGCGGCGAGGCACAACTCCACCTGATCGGCGCCCCCTTCCAGATCAAGGTCTGGGAGGCGCTCCTGCGGATCCCCGAAGGCGCCGTCGCCCCCTATTCCGAGATCGCCCGCGCCATCGGCCACCCGACCGCGATGCGCGCCGTGGGCACCGCCGTGGGCCGCAACCCCATTGCCTATCTCATTCCCTGCCACCGCGCCCTGCGCAAATCCGGCGGGCTGGGGGGGTATCATTGGGGGCTGGGGGTAAAGCGGGCCATGCTTGCCCGCGAATCGGCGCGCGCGGATGCCGGTTGA
- a CDS encoding type III PLP-dependent enzyme, whose translation MIAAEPATMVAGAAVVTDRRAFTESRISEKLSAYLDTHDFDGPTMVLDVDRALDNYRALAAGLAPAHIHYAVKANPEPQLIRRLVAAGCRFDAASRGEIALCLDAGAGADDISFGNTVKKPSDIVWARARGIDLFAADATEELDKLALHAPGARVYIRLLVEHSEADWPLSRKFGAPATEILGLMRYARAHGLNPVGISFHVGSQTRRAGMWKPVLSEAASVWAEARAEGFDMTVLNIGGGFPAFYGEEVEAPVAYGHGVMDLVREYFGEVEYVMAEPGRGLVADAGVISAEVLLVSRKRPSDIARWVYLDIGKFSGLAETMDEAIRYQFDTTADGGEMGPCVLAGPSCDSADVLYEKRPVMLPVALRAGDRVRILCTGAYTTTYSSVGFNGFEPLHVVCI comes from the coding sequence ATGATTGCTGCCGAACCGGCGACCATGGTCGCAGGCGCCGCTGTCGTAACCGACCGCCGCGCGTTTACCGAATCCCGCATCTCCGAGAAGCTGTCCGCGTATCTGGACACGCATGATTTCGACGGTCCGACGATGGTCCTGGACGTCGATCGTGCGCTGGACAACTACCGCGCGCTGGCTGCCGGGCTTGCGCCCGCGCATATCCACTACGCCGTCAAGGCGAACCCCGAGCCGCAGCTGATCCGGCGCCTCGTGGCCGCCGGCTGCCGGTTCGATGCCGCCTCGCGCGGCGAGATCGCGCTCTGCCTCGATGCGGGTGCGGGGGCCGACGACATCTCGTTCGGCAACACCGTGAAGAAGCCGTCGGACATCGTCTGGGCGCGGGCGCGCGGCATCGACCTGTTCGCCGCCGACGCGACCGAGGAGCTGGACAAGCTGGCGCTGCATGCGCCCGGCGCGCGGGTCTATATCCGCCTGCTGGTCGAGCATTCCGAGGCCGACTGGCCGCTCAGCCGCAAGTTCGGCGCGCCCGCGACCGAGATCCTGGGCCTGATGCGTTATGCCCGTGCGCATGGGCTGAACCCGGTGGGGATCAGCTTCCATGTCGGCTCGCAGACCCGCCGCGCGGGCATGTGGAAGCCGGTGCTGTCGGAAGCCGCGTCCGTCTGGGCAGAGGCGAGGGCCGAGGGCTTCGACATGACCGTGCTGAACATCGGTGGCGGTTTCCCGGCCTTCTACGGCGAGGAAGTCGAGGCGCCCGTCGCCTATGGACACGGCGTGATGGACCTGGTGCGCGAATATTTCGGCGAGGTCGAGTACGTCATGGCCGAGCCGGGCCGCGGCCTGGTGGCCGATGCCGGCGTCATCTCGGCCGAAGTGCTGCTGGTGTCGCGCAAGCGGCCCAGCGACATCGCGCGCTGGGTGTATCTGGACATCGGCAAGTTCTCGGGCCTGGCCGAAACCATGGACGAGGCGATCCGCTACCAGTTCGACACCACCGCGGATGGCGGCGAGATGGGCCCCTGCGTGCTGGCCGGCCCCTCGTGCGACAGCGCGGACGTGTTGTACGAAAAGCGTCCGGTGATGCTGCCCGTGGCGCTGCGCGCGGGCGACCGGGTACGGATCCTGTGCACGGGTGCCTACACGACCACCTATTCCTCGGTCGGGTTCAACGGGTTCGAGCCGCTGCACGTCGTCTGCATCTGA
- the nth gene encoding endonuclease III, producing MAAQLRYATIREIFTRFHASEPEPKGELEHVNAFTLLVAVALSAQATDVGVNKATRRLFQIADTPEKMLALGEEGLIEHIKTIGLYRNKAKNVIKLCAKLIEEYGGQVPSSRAALQALPGVGRKTANVVLNMWFHYPAQAVDTHIFRVGNRTGIAPGRDVIAVERAIEDNIPVEFQQHAHHWLILHGRYVCKARKPACGACIINDLCPFEDKTA from the coding sequence ATGGCCGCTCAGCTTCGCTACGCGACGATCCGCGAGATATTCACCCGCTTTCACGCCTCCGAGCCCGAGCCGAAGGGCGAGCTGGAGCATGTGAACGCGTTTACCCTGCTGGTGGCGGTGGCGCTGTCGGCGCAGGCAACCGATGTGGGTGTGAACAAGGCGACGCGCAGGCTGTTCCAGATCGCCGACACGCCGGAAAAGATGCTGGCGCTGGGCGAGGAAGGGCTGATCGAGCATATCAAGACGATCGGGCTATACCGCAACAAGGCGAAGAACGTCATCAAGCTGTGCGCGAAGCTGATCGAGGAATATGGCGGCCAGGTGCCGTCGTCGCGCGCGGCGCTGCAGGCGCTGCCGGGGGTGGGGCGCAAGACCGCCAACGTGGTGCTGAACATGTGGTTCCACTACCCCGCGCAGGCGGTCGACACCCATATCTTCCGCGTGGGCAACCGCACCGGCATCGCGCCCGGCCGCGACGTGATCGCGGTCGAGCGCGCGATCGAGGACAACATCCCGGTCGAATTCCAGCAGCACGCCCATCATTGGCTGATCCTGCACGGGCGCTATGTCTGCAAGGCGCGCAAGCCCGCCTGCGGGGCCTGTATCATCAACGACCTCTGCCCGTTCGAGGACAAGACTGCATGA
- a CDS encoding F0F1 ATP synthase subunit B' yields the protein MAEPTEAAGMPQLDFSTFPNQIFWLVVTLAAIYFIVSRVAMPRIGGVIEDRASVLQNDLDQAAALSQKAKEAEAAYHQALADARAEAQRIAGETRAAIQKELDAAIAKADAEIAARAAESEKRIAEIRESATRSVEEVAGETGAAIVAALMPDLADDAAVKSAVANAMKG from the coding sequence ATGGCTGAGCCAACCGAAGCGGCGGGCATGCCGCAGCTCGATTTCTCGACCTTCCCCAACCAGATCTTCTGGCTGGTGGTCACGCTTGCGGCGATCTACTTCATCGTCTCGCGCGTGGCCATGCCACGGATCGGCGGGGTGATCGAGGATCGTGCGAGCGTTCTTCAGAACGACCTCGACCAGGCCGCGGCGCTGAGCCAGAAGGCGAAGGAGGCCGAGGCCGCCTATCACCAGGCGCTGGCCGATGCCCGTGCCGAGGCGCAGCGCATCGCCGGGGAAACCCGTGCGGCGATCCAGAAGGAACTGGACGCGGCCATCGCCAAGGCCGACGCCGAGATCGCGGCCCGTGCGGCCGAGTCCGAGAAGCGCATCGCCGAAATCCGCGAGTCGGCCACCCGCAGCGTCGAGGAAGTCGCCGGCGAGACCGGGGCCGCCATCGTCGCGGCGCTGATGCCGGATCTGGCCGATGATGCGGCGGTGAAGTCCGCTGTCGCCAACGCGATGAAAGGCTGA
- a CDS encoding F0F1 ATP synthase subunit C, whose amino-acid sequence MEGNIAEMGQFIGAGLACIGMGGAGIGVGHVAGNFLSGALRNPAAAGEQTATLFIGIAFAEALGIFSFLVALLLMFAV is encoded by the coding sequence ATGGAAGGCAATATCGCTGAAATGGGTCAGTTCATCGGCGCGGGCCTGGCCTGCATCGGCATGGGCGGCGCGGGCATCGGTGTGGGCCACGTGGCCGGCAACTTCCTGTCCGGCGCGCTGCGCAACCCGGCCGCCGCCGGCGAGCAGACCGCGACGCTGTTCATCGGCATCGCCTTTGCCGAAGCGCTCGGCATCTTCTCGTTCCTGGTCGCCCTGCTGCTGATGTTCGCCGTCTGA
- a CDS encoding OmpA family protein produces MLSAKSITLIAASGLALSACTDPDGTANNTGNSALIGAGLGAIAGQIVGGDTEATVIGAGIGAALGGGVGVLLERQERALQQELAGSGARIVNTGSQLIVSLPEAITFAVDSTVVRDSLRDDLFAIAQNLQQYPNSTVQVIGHTDDTGSASYNQDLSERRAAAVRSILVQGGVSSSRIRAFGMGENQPIATNATAEGRQANRRVEIVITPTR; encoded by the coding sequence ATGCTTTCGGCTAAATCGATCACCCTCATCGCCGCATCGGGCCTGGCGCTCTCTGCCTGTACCGATCCGGACGGCACCGCGAACAACACCGGCAACTCGGCCCTGATCGGCGCTGGCCTTGGCGCCATCGCCGGCCAGATCGTCGGGGGCGACACCGAAGCCACCGTCATCGGCGCCGGCATCGGCGCCGCCCTGGGCGGCGGCGTGGGCGTCCTGCTCGAACGGCAGGAGCGCGCGCTGCAACAGGAACTGGCGGGCTCCGGCGCCCGGATCGTCAACACCGGCAGCCAGCTGATCGTCAGCCTGCCCGAGGCGATCACCTTCGCCGTGGACAGCACGGTCGTGCGCGACAGCCTGCGCGACGACCTGTTCGCCATCGCGCAGAACCTGCAACAGTACCCGAACAGCACCGTGCAGGTCATCGGCCACACCGACGACACCGGCTCGGCATCCTACAACCAGGACCTGTCCGAGCGTCGCGCGGCGGCCGTGCGCAGCATCCTGGTGCAGGGCGGCGTGTCGTCCTCGCGCATTCGCGCCTTCGGCATGGGCGAAAACCAGCCCATCGCGACGAACGCCACCGCCGAGGGGCGGCAGGCCAACCGCCGGGTCGAAATCGTCATCACGCCGACCCGCTGA
- a CDS encoding FCD domain-containing protein produces the protein MTFHKIEPERIASAIRRQIESLILRGVLRPGARLPAERDLAAQLSVSRPSLREALAELEQAGLIVTRPGAGAYVADVLGSAFAPPLVRLFSTHSEALFDYIAFRRDLEGLAAARAAREASDTDLSIITAIFQRMEAAHARRAAREEAALDADFHMAIVEASHNVVMLHMMRSMFEMLREGVFYNRQTMFAMRTTRSELLQQHRAIHDAVTGRDPAAARAAVEAHMDFVESATREQIRIARNEDTAQLRFAQEQAK, from the coding sequence ATGACCTTCCACAAGATTGAACCGGAGCGCATCGCCAGCGCGATCCGACGGCAGATCGAAAGCCTCATCCTGCGCGGCGTGCTGCGCCCCGGCGCGCGCCTGCCCGCCGAAAGGGACCTGGCGGCGCAGCTCTCCGTCTCCCGCCCGTCTTTGCGCGAGGCGCTGGCGGAACTGGAACAGGCCGGCCTGATCGTCACCCGCCCCGGTGCGGGCGCCTATGTGGCGGATGTCCTCGGCTCGGCCTTCGCACCGCCCCTTGTGCGGCTCTTCTCCACCCATTCCGAGGCGCTTTTCGACTACATCGCCTTCCGACGCGATCTCGAGGGGCTGGCGGCGGCCCGTGCCGCCCGTGAAGCCAGCGACACCGACCTGTCGATCATCACCGCGATCTTCCAGCGCATGGAAGCGGCCCATGCCCGCCGTGCCGCCCGCGAAGAGGCGGCGCTGGACGCGGATTTCCACATGGCCATCGTCGAGGCGTCGCACAACGTGGTCATGCTGCACATGATGCGCTCTATGTTCGAGATGCTGCGCGAAGGCGTGTTCTACAACCGCCAGACGATGTTCGCGATGCGCACCACCCGCAGCGAGCTTCTTCAGCAGCACCGGGCGATCCACGACGCCGTCACCGGGCGCGATCCGGCGGCGGCAAGGGCCGCGGTCGAGGCGCATATGGATTTCGTCGAAAGCGCCACGCGCGAGCAGATCCGCATTGCCCGGAACGAGGATACCGCCCAGCTGCGCTTCGCGCAGGAACAGGCCAAATAG
- a CDS encoding adenosine kinase, with protein sequence MTKRFQVVGIGNAIVDVLTHADDSFLDHMGIRKGIMQLVERQRAESLYGAMKDRVQVAGGSVANTLAGLGNLGLATGFIGRVRDDALGRFYASELEEGGTRFLNPPVADQNDLPTSRSMIFVTPDGERSMNTYLGISSEVSGADVPEDAVADSEILFLEGYLYDKDKGKAAFQTAARACRKGGGKAGIALSDPFCVDRHRADFRTLVRGELDFVIGNQSEWLSLYQANTLEEALIHAAADCPLVVCTRSGESVVLVREGERVEVPVEMVTPVDATGAGDQFAAGFLYGYATGRGLETCGRMGCVAAAEVISHLGARPVADLKQLFRAEGLI encoded by the coding sequence ATGACCAAACGCTTTCAGGTTGTCGGCATCGGCAACGCCATCGTCGATGTGCTGACCCATGCCGATGACAGCTTTCTCGACCATATGGGCATCCGCAAGGGCATCATGCAGCTGGTCGAACGCCAGCGCGCGGAATCGCTTTATGGCGCGATGAAGGACCGGGTGCAGGTCGCTGGCGGTTCGGTCGCGAACACGCTGGCGGGGCTGGGCAACCTGGGCCTTGCAACCGGCTTCATCGGGCGGGTGCGCGACGATGCGCTGGGCCGCTTCTATGCGTCCGAGCTGGAAGAGGGCGGCACGCGCTTCCTGAACCCGCCGGTTGCGGATCAGAACGACCTGCCAACGTCACGCTCGATGATCTTCGTGACGCCGGATGGCGAGCGGTCGATGAACACCTATCTGGGCATCTCGTCCGAGGTGAGCGGCGCGGACGTGCCCGAGGACGCTGTGGCCGACAGCGAGATCCTGTTTCTCGAGGGATATCTCTACGACAAGGACAAGGGAAAGGCCGCCTTCCAGACCGCCGCGCGCGCCTGCCGCAAGGGTGGCGGCAAGGCGGGGATCGCGCTGTCCGACCCCTTCTGCGTGGACCGGCACCGCGCGGATTTCCGGACGCTGGTGCGCGGAGAGCTGGATTTCGTGATCGGCAACCAGTCCGAATGGCTGTCGCTCTACCAGGCGAACACGCTGGAAGAGGCGCTGATCCATGCCGCCGCGGATTGCCCGCTGGTGGTGTGCACCCGCTCGGGCGAAAGCGTGGTGCTGGTGCGCGAGGGCGAGCGGGTGGAAGTCCCGGTCGAGATGGTCACGCCGGTGGACGCGACCGGCGCGGGCGACCAGTTCGCCGCAGGTTTTCTTTATGGCTATGCCACGGGTCGCGGGCTGGAAACCTGCGGCCGGATGGGATGCGTCGCGGCGGCCGAGGTGATAAGCCACCT
- a CDS encoding F0F1 ATP synthase subunit A, with product MAEPAEGGSGFNIHPMDQFVVKPLFGDGPVAWYTLTNVTLWMAITVAAVALLLVYAARGRALVPTRGQSMAELTYGFTRKMVEDVAGKEGLKYFPYILTLFMFILFANLLALLPMSFSTTSHIAVTAVLALAVFFTVTAIGFIKHGTHFLGLFWVSSAPLPLRPVLAVIEVISYFVRPVSHSIRLAGNLMAGHAVLKVFAGFAGALGVGAVLPVAAIAAIYGLELLVACIQAYVFTILTCVYLNDALHPSH from the coding sequence ATGGCAGAACCGGCGGAAGGCGGCAGCGGCTTCAACATCCACCCGATGGACCAGTTCGTGGTCAAGCCGCTGTTTGGCGATGGGCCGGTGGCCTGGTACACGCTGACCAACGTGACGCTGTGGATGGCGATCACCGTGGCCGCGGTGGCGCTGCTGCTGGTCTATGCCGCGCGCGGTCGCGCGCTGGTGCCGACGCGCGGGCAGAGCATGGCCGAGCTGACCTATGGCTTCACCCGCAAGATGGTCGAGGACGTGGCCGGCAAGGAGGGGCTGAAGTATTTCCCCTACATCCTGACCCTGTTCATGTTCATCCTGTTCGCCAACCTGCTGGCGCTGCTGCCGATGTCGTTCTCGACGACGTCGCATATCGCGGTGACGGCGGTGCTGGCGCTGGCGGTGTTCTTCACCGTGACGGCGATCGGCTTCATCAAGCACGGCACGCACTTCCTCGGCCTGTTCTGGGTGTCGAGCGCGCCGCTGCCGTTGCGTCCGGTGCTGGCGGTGATCGAGGTGATCTCGTATTTCGTGCGGCCTGTCAGCCATTCGATCCGACTTGCGGGCAACCTGATGGCCGGTCACGCCGTTCTGAAGGTGTTCGCGGGCTTTGCCGGTGCGCTGGGCGTCGGCGCGGTGCTGCCGGTGGCGGCCATCGCGGCGATCTATGGTCTGGAACTGCTGGTGGCCTGCATCCAGGCCTATGTGTTCACGATCCTGACCTGCGTCTACCTGAACGACGCCCTGCATCCGTCTCACTAA